tgctgtttggcctgctgtgttcatccagctctacactttgttatgctgaagtATTGCTTGTTTACACTTGCTCTCATTTAGAAATTGATAACTGACCATGGATATTAGCACAATCTTTCTTGAGGTGCAATAAGCTGAACAATCTGATGCAGGAAGTAAAAACGTGGTTTTAGCCTTACTAGCCATTTACCTGCCTGCCAACATCATTGTTGTGCTTATTCATCAGTCTGTTTGCCTGTGTTCCAGCTCTGTTGCCTTTCATTGGTGCATCTGCAAAAACAGAGCCAAGCTGCAGCCCATAGCGAAGATTGTCCCCACAACCGCCCCACCTGAAGTCAGGCCCAGGAACCTCGGCTGGGTTGAGACCACAGGAACAGGTTGGCAACTCGCCAGAGGCACAGAATCGAGCGATGGAATGACTTAGTGCAGCAGAAGAGAGCGCATATACAAAGGATGATTCCCGTGTTCCTGAAACACACGTAAATAAAAGATATATGAAGACCAGTCAAATCTGACAATTACTAACTAACAAATATGTTTTATATGTACACATATCCCTATTCATTGGTTGAGATGGGTTAATTGAAATGTTCAGCTTGTGggccctctcaggtggatgtaaaaattAACACTGCATGGTTTTGAAGTGAAGACTACTTTTCCCTGGATCCTCgcaaatatttatctctcaaccatCCATGGCACTAACACAGATTAATtggccattatcacattgttttTTGAGAGACATTGCACTTCAAAAGCATCAAAGCACTTAGGGATACCCTGACGCTGTGAAAGGTGCTAAAAAATGCAAGCACTTCTAAAATACCTTCAAACCTAATTTTATTGATGACTACCAAATTCTGCATTTTGTTGCTTTGTTGCATTAGTGAAGGAAATATGTCCACTTGTCAATTTAGCATTCTCTCTCCTCACAATGGATACTTATAAGTGTATGTTGTGTGAGTAATGGTTCCAGTCTATATTGTGCATCTGTTTGCGCAGTTGGTATGAAAATGCTTTTAGTTATACACACCGACCTGATTAAAAAGGAAAGTGAGAAACCAGATTTTCACTGATCTTTATGAAATAGATTTTCAGTAGCTTTTAAGGGGTATCTGATATTGGTGAGTCATTGCCAAGACTTATTTCCACACTGTCTCCAATGATCCACATCAATAAAAAAAGTAATCTTTCGGACAGTCTGAACTTACTCTTCATCAATAATCCTGCCTAACACTGCCCCTCACTAGAACCATCCAGAAATGCAAAGAACTCACTCTAAACTCCATTCAGCATTGATTAATTCAAGATGTGACCACTGAATGACCTTAACAAATCCAGGGCGAATATTTCAAAGGCAAATGAAAAGAATTAAATGATGTTTGTGCACTGACCAAACAATTATTTGTACTGCTTCACAAACATTCTGCAAGAGCATATCCCAACTACAAGGAGTCACTGTTACAGAGGATTTGGCACACTTTGCTTCATCAGGGTATTAAATATATGGGCTGGGATGTCATATTCCAGCTGTTCAAGACATTgttaagaccacatttggagtattgtgtacaattctggtcaccctgttataggaaagatattattaaacagaACAACATCCAAAAACATTTACCaagactagagggtttgagttataaggattgGCTGGATATGCTGGTacattttttccctggagcgcaggaggctgagggttgaccttatagaggtttataaaatcatgaagggtatagataaggtgaatagctaaatgtcttttttccccagggtaggagagtccaaaaactagaggacatagatttaaggtgagaaaggaaggatttaaaagggatctgagaggcaacatttttcacacaaaaggtgatgtgtatatggaatgagctgccagaggaagttggtAGAGAcaagtgcaattacaacatttaaaagatatttggacaggtacatggataggaaaggtttagagggatatgggccaaatactggcaaatgggactagtttagtttagggtaacctggttggcatggacaagttgggctgaatggtttgttttcatgttgtacatCTCCAAGATTCTATAAGCAGAGGGTGTTTTTCTTCTTATTGTAATGTATTTCTTGTTATGTGATATAATGCTTTAGTCCTTAGAAACAATGTTATCAAATACAATGAGCAATATGGAGAAAGACTTACTCATATTTATAACAGGTACGCACAAGACAGAATGAACGAAAGCACATTGACATTGCCTTGCTATGAATCAGTTATGAGAACCATGGCCATAGATGATTCTGAATGTTTCTGAATATAACAGAAATTATTACTTTGACTCCCTAAGTCAAAGACTTCAGGATATCCAACAATGGGTATAACAGCTATTAAGGGGGAGTTGTAAACAAATTAGATCATAAAAACTGTACTTAAGAATTCAAGCATAAATCAACAGAAAACTTTCATGTGTGATTTATAACACCACTGGCATCCATTGAGTGAACTCTATAGCTTAAAATTCTTGTGTTTGTGATGCATCAATGCAATCAAAGCAGGCTTGTGCTATTGATCTAAGCAAAGACTTCAGAACATCAGCAGAACCCAGGGATTATATTAGTTTCAATAATCAACTCCTGGACATCTAGTTTTACTTTAAATGTTAAATACAtgaaatgattttgttttctgctGCAGTATGGGCATACATGTTTGCTAGCTCAATCTATGACCTCACAGAAAATTGTTTGTCTCGATTAGGACCTCAATGGACATTTAGATGATGAATTTGAGGAATTCTTCATTATCATCATACTGTGATTTTTGAATTCACTTAGTCATATCAATGGCTTATCTCAGTTTAAATACTTTgatgaaaaaaaacttattccTGTATGCAAACCCCAAATTAAAGCTGGGGATTTTTGACAGTTGATTAAAAACAGCCAAAATGGATTTTCAGCTCAATGCTTTGATGCTGGTAAAATGCAAACACCCAACATAAAAGAGATTGGATTTTTAATCAATTAGGAACTTTTTAACAAGTAAGTGCAGGAAGCATAAGACAGGGTAGTATTATATTTTACAAAAATGTACCTACGCTGTGACTTTTCTGTGACGAAATAGCGTGATGTACTTTATTGGGTGTTACAGGGAACAgacagtttggaaaaaaaaattactgaatgAGTCTAAGAACATTGTGTAATGTATTAAGTCTTAAGGTGTCTCTAGAGAGGCAAGCAGACAGAGGGATAGAATTCCAAATGATTGAGCTATGATGACAGCGAAGCTTTGTTGCAACTTGTGGTTCAAAGAGAACTGGCATGCTAAATAGAACTGGGGTCTATATTTATTGTTGTAGGGCTGAAGATGACTGCACAGTGGTACAGTGCAACAATGGTATGGAGGcattttaagattttaaaatgaatagaaaGCAGGAACAGTAAGGAAAGCTTCCTGAAATAGGGATATAATATTGTATAAATATTCATCAATTCAGAGAAGAAATGCCTACTTGCAAAACTCTTCACAAGACATCCGCAAGATATTTGACAAATTTTTTTCAGAGTGATCGCTTGAATCTCACAAGCAAATTCTGGCTTAGCTGCACAGTGATTTTGATAAAACCAGACAGCGAGAACAAAAGTCTGTTCTTTGATTGTTGTCCTTTATAAAACCCTGTGCATAGGCACAGTTGAGCACATTTCCCATCTCACTCACGCATGACTAAGATCACTTTGCTCATGTGCCCTTTATTTTAAGAGCCATGTCTTATTCCAGCTTTGCAGGGTGTAAAAGGTTAccacagtttctgtttttttaaaatctattcaaTGGCACACAGCACAAAGAAAGACATTATTCAGAAAAATATCATAAGGTATCTCAGTGCGATTCTATCTAAGGCACAGATAAGTAGGTGCACAGGTAGTCGTTAGCAATCTAAGTTTAGGTAGAAACATTTTGCTTCAACTTTAAAAAGAGTTCAAGTAAATTCAATTGAGCTCAATGTTCAACTTCAAAGTAGAGGGGGGTACTAGCAGAGAGACTTATATTTACAATTTTTAAAGATGTCAGGATAGGTTAAAACAGTTTTGTAAAAAGGGATCCTAGGTTTAATAGCTCCTACTTATAATACTAAAACCAGGAATTTAAGCTAAACATAAATGTTCAATCCTGCTAGATCATTGTCTCTGGGCACCATTGTTTTGGAAGGAACCAAAGGCTTTTGTAAAGGGCACAGATAGATTTCCTGCAGTAGattggttccagggatgaatcATTATAAGCAGAATTAGAGGACCTGGGATCATTCTCTTTCATGGGCAGGCTAACAGAGATTTAGTAGACGTGTTTAGAAATTTAAAGGTTTAGTTAAAGCACAATAAAAAGCAACAGTTCTTAGTACCTGAAGCGTCAATAACTAGAAGATTCAAGATaaaacaaacagaatgctgggtaaagtcaacaggtctggcagcttctgtagagAGAGACATAGTCTggtatgaatcttcttcagaacctaGTTCTGAACAAAAAGAGTCATATCggactctaaatgttaactctgtctctcttaaatgctgccagacctgctgagtttccccaacattctctgtgtttgtttcatctTTAATCTTCTAGTTTTATAACTTCTTCTTGTGTTTCTCCGTGATAACATTGTAGTGCGTTTCCACGTTATATACTGGCCTCACTTCATTCTTCTGTAAAACATATGACCTTGCACACTTGTGCACTAATTTCAGCAGCCTGTCCATGTcttcttcttcactgttcactctGTTTTACGCTCGGCGAACTCACACAAACAGCAACTTGCAATGACAGGATAtttggttttgtgatgttgtttgagggataaaccTTGTCCAGGACATGACACGAAAATCTCCTGATCTTCCAAAATAATGCCTTTGAATCCACTTGAGGGGACAGACAAGGTCTTGGTTTGATGTTTCAACCAAAATATAGCAGTTCTAACCATATAGTACTGCCTTAGTACCATCTTTGACTTTTGCGCTTCAGCATGGGGTGACTATACTGCATTGAATCTCGAAGACAAGACTGTCAACAACCAAGCCATACAATCTGTTGTTCTTAAGGGATAAACAGCGGACACCAGGTTCCATCTGTTCAAGATGACTTTCAAATGTTTGAGACAACAGTATCTGAAGAGCAGCAAACTTTCCCAATGTCCTGCCTAacactgcatggagtttgcacaccctccctttgtctgtgcaggtttcctccaggtgctccagtttcctctcacagtccaaaaatgtgcagggtaggtggattggccatgctaaactgcccatagtgcccaggagtGTTTAGGTTTGGTatgttagacaagggaaatgcagggttaggagaatgggtctgggcgggatgctctttggaggggtggtgtgggcctgtggggccgaatggcctgttttcatatattagggattctatgattctatgataaggtATTGATGAAGTTCAGGTTTCTTGCAGATTAAATGTATTAATCTAGTCTGGCGGGCTGGAGCACAATGAAGGACTGCTGCACAGTCAAACATGCCATCTGTTGGAAAGGATTTTAAACTGAAACCTTGCCTGCCTCTTCTGGTGGATCCCATGCCATTAACTCAATGGAGGGGTCACTCCAAGTCATCTGGccaatatttgttcctcaatcaaTTTTACTGAAACAAGATTCCCTCATTGCTGAGGGAGTTTCCTGTGTGATATTGGCTGCTACATTTTGATAGACTACACTTTAGCTGAAAAGTCCATTGAGATGCAAgtggcactatataaatgcatatCTTAAATTTACCAAAATGACATGTTATGGCCAGTAAGAGGATAACATCTCTAACAGTGTAGCACACTGGCTTAATCCTGCAGTTTGGTGTCAACATACATCATGTGCTTTAAAGTCCTGAGAttgggctattcaccctatccatgcctcatgattttataaatctgtataaTCCCTctgcctctaatgctccagggaaaatagccccagcctatttagcctctcccacagctcaaaccctgcaaccttggcaacatccttgtaaatcttttcttatccctttcaagtttaacaacatactTCCCATGGCAGGGAAACAAGaactgcagtattccaaaagtggccaaagcaatgttctgtacagcctcaacatgatctcccaactctaTATATCAAAGCCTTTTTCGCAGGGTACGGGACTCCAAAACTAcaggacgtaggtttaaggtgagaggggaaagttttaaaagggacctaaggtggtgcttgtatgaaatgaactgccagaggaagtggcggaggctggtacagcATTTAAGAGGCGTCTgattgggaagggtttagagggataagggccaaatgctggcaagtgggactagactattttagaatatctggtcgcgTTGgccagaagggtctgtttccgtgcggtacatctctatgactctaggggCTTTCAAACGCGAGTGGACAGTGTGCTAAATCGCTGATTGCAtgagacagaaatgttgtttTATTTACCTCTGCTCAAGTCTGGATTGAAACGAGGGGCCAACTGGATGGAGGAGCAGTTCCACCTCATATCTGCCATGGCTTTCTGACAAACCAGGCGCGTCTGCTGGGCCGCGAACACGATGCCGTGCATGAGCTCCGGGTTCCTCCGGCAGAGCTGCTGCTGGTCTGGGACTAGCCCAGGCAATTTGCAGTGCTGAGTCTGGTTCCAACCCAAAGCGGTACCGCTCACTGCGATGGCGCTATCCGAAGCATCAGAGACTTGTTAAATGTCTAATATACACGAGCAACTTCTGCTccgttttcaaaaaaaaattcataaaagatttacacaACTTGTTAAGATTCCACATGCAAAGCCCAATAAATAACTCTGGGACAAGTGACCCACGAATTTTCGATTTCCATTCTAGTTAAAGTTTCTCATTATAGAGACATATTTTTGTTGGAAAAAAACCATAGTGTTTAAATCCAAAAATAAATTCGGGGATTCgctttattttaaatctattccATCTGAGACCACATAATTAAAGCTTTCAGGAACAGAAAGTTGTACTCACAGCCATTGTATAGCGCCACACCGCCGCCACTGAACAAACACCAACAGCAGAAGGTGACCAATTCGAATTTCCATTTTCAAGTTGTTCAAACAAACAAGCGAGGGGCTCACGACAGGCAAGAGAGCTCTGTCTCTGAGGCTACACTTGAAAGAAGACAAGAAAAATGTTTGTAAATAAACCGAGCAGCTGCCTGACGCTTTGCATTTATCTCTGAAGAGGCCGACAGACATTGCCAGGAGAAAGCCTTTGAACTTTCCTGGTTAAAATGTTATAATGAAAGTCTCCGAAGCAATGCAGTCGGAGTGAACACCAGAAATACTTACAAGCGATTCTCGCACTGCTGCCTGATTGACTTTACCGCAAGAAAAAAACCTGGCGAATTGGATACGAGGCGCTTGCTTTCAACACCAGATTTGGAAGTTTCTTTTTTATGTCATTTGCGCGAGTATAAACATTTCTCCCCAGTGCACTGTTGGCATGACCTCCGCTCTGGATTGATTGGAGTCGATCGCAGAGGTTGGGGCTCTGGTTTGCTGTGACACAAGGATCGATCTCTCCTGTCTCCGTGAAGTTTGTGAGGAGCCCGGAAAACGCCAGCTTTTTATATGTCTGTATGACGCGAGCCGTCTCCATCCCCAGCCAGCGATGTGGATTTCAGGTGCAGTGAATGGAGCTGACGGCAGCTGCGGGACATCAAAGCGGCTGGACCCACGGATTCATGTTAATCTCGCACTGAGCAAATACACATAGTCCAGCTCTTGCCAACCCCCTCCCCACGGGATTTGCCCCCCCCAGGGCAGGTCGGCAAAGCAAACATCCATTATTGTAGCTGCGAAACCGGAGACGACTTTGACATTCATGCACGGTTTGCAGAAAAGTGTACTCTGTTCCTACCCAAATCTACTTTAAACCCCACAGTCCAATAACACGCTGTCACATTGATGAACAGAACCAGGTCCATTTTTAAAGCCTGTTtaaggcaacacagtgtggagctggaggaacacagcaggtcaggcagcatcagaggtgcaggaaaatcgacgtttcgggtcgggacccttctaaagaatttcctgcttctctgatactactcggcctgctgtgttcctccagctccacaccgttgTGTCTGACTCCGCTATTTGCATTTCTTGCCATCTCTCCAGCCGTGTTTAGTAACGTCCAGCCAGCTCTCCGTTGTCCAAATGTGCAATAGGTGTTGACCACCTCTTTCCCCATTCTTCACCCATCAACTACCGTTTACAATAAAAGGAATAATTTAGTTTCCTCGTGCTTCCATTGCTCCCGACAGCATCTGGTTTTGTCGGATGTTGTGTGTTCAATATTCCGGGCTTTACGGTTTCCAAGTAATCTCGTTGGTGACAGACAACAAGGGAAATTAATTCAGTTTCAATATACACGGTTGACCGCACAGGTATCTGGAGCAGTACACACCAAGAACCCTGACTATTTTGTCTTCAAAAACGAGCAGCTCCATCTATTAGCCATTAATCCATCTATTAATAGCTCATGTTATTAAGCTTTAAATTCTTCTTGGGTTGCCCTGTGTCCATTTTGTGAGGTTAGCCGGGGCTATTTTTAGTTCAATTGTCTCATTAATTTGTCAAAGATCCCTAAACTGAGACACTGTATAAGCTAACTAACGGAGATGCGGAACTTTTATATCCACCAATGCTCCGTAGTGCATACAGAGCCAGAATTTTTTTAAGATTTCACTTTGAAGAATCGATGCTTCGCGCTGCTCACATCTGTTGAGGCTTTGAAGTGCCTTTGAAATGAAGGTTTGTCAAACTCAGAATTAGCATTAGAATGGCAGAGAGATGAAGCAAACAGACGCGCGCAATCACAGTTTTAAAAAGGGGGGCAGACAACACATGCCCAGCATCTAATACATACTAACAATACCAGTATTTGTTCCTACTAGATTAACTGTAGACAGACCGCTGAAAATAAAACGTTGCAAAGTAAGATATGTTTGTATGGCAATCCCTATGTGGAAAGTAGCTATTTTAAACTCGCTTTGATTTAGCTGTTAGGGAACATTACTTTGTTGCCTTGTGCCATTATCTATCATTCCTGCGTTTGACTGTTGAGGGATAAAACCTTCACTGAAATGTCAAAacctttattttaatttaaaacaaaattacagtAACCAATTGCTTGTGAAAAtgctttgaaaacaaaaacagcaagtgctggagaaactcagcaggtctggcagcatcagtggagagaaaacagattcaacttCCAGTGACAGGAGAAATCAGATttgcaacatccacagttctttggcaTTTTTATGCGAATAATTTTATTGATGGAGAGAATTCTTGCTGACACAATGACGTGCTTATGTAAACTGCATTGTAAATTGTTCCCTCTCCTTTGGTACTCTTTACCACACTTTAAAAATCAACATCTTCACCCAATCCTCAAAACAACACTCTGGACTCCTGTTGTAATGCTCCATCTCTAGTTTCCCAAAATTCAAAAGCGTATTGTTGCCTCTGAGATGCAAGTCCATCGTGCCCCACAGTTACATGTTGAATCTCTCCAAAGAGGTTTAAGAGTTACAATGAACTGGTCCTAATCAACGTCAGAAGTGACAGACTTTGTGACT
The Stegostoma tigrinum isolate sSteTig4 chromosome 15, sSteTig4.hap1, whole genome shotgun sequence genome window above contains:
- the LOC125458896 gene encoding protein Wnt-11b-like encodes the protein MEIRIGHLLLLVFVQWRRCGAIQWLAIAVSGTALGWNQTQHCKLPGLVPDQQQLCRRNPELMHGIVFAAQQTRLVCQKAMADMRWNCSSIQLAPRFNPDLSRGTRESSFVYALSSAALSHSIARFCASGELPTCSCGLNPAEVPGPDFRWGGCGDNLRYGLQLGSVFADAPMKGNRAGTQANRLMNKHNNDVGRQTLIDSLETKCKCHGVSGSCSVKTCWKGLQELNKIAVNLKSKYLAATRVIHRYVGTRKQLVPKELDIRPVRENELIYLVASPDYCTTSEKQGSYGTHERQCNKTSVGSDSCNLMCCGRGYNAYTETIIERCNCKYHWCCYVTCKKCERTAERYVCK